From Vidua macroura isolate BioBank_ID:100142 chromosome 5, ASM2450914v1, whole genome shotgun sequence, the proteins below share one genomic window:
- the LOC128808106 gene encoding P2Y purinoceptor 1-like, giving the protein MERKNTAWNLDFCKTDNSNFSKTGVLRGQMMNGTCVIFICNRNPKLEWYCYLLILVCLFTLLTGFLGNILALRHYVYCMKTWTTNTIFLFNLALCDFTWTLMAPFSVYYNIQKFAVYFSQAFYQLIGLFFSINIYGSVYFLTLISFDRYIGAVHPISSLTWWDKEKAVFCTIGVWIFIVIASGPEIYYTVAARRQHNIINYLDSTEEPLQFAVPFTLSKIVLRFLIPATVIFTCYMLTLKTLLQFSKRQQRKNRLVRPLLLISAAMIVFAVSFIPYHVMMMVILINRINCQPPCGNISTLSAIYKVTEIICSINSCLDPIIFTIANKTFYQRIKSIKCHPKCQNCCCLIGRVRDITLSLRTMT; this is encoded by the exons atggagagaaaaaatacagcCTGGAATCTAGACTTCTGTAAAACAGATAATTCCAACTTTTCTAAAACAG gTGTACTCCGTGGACAGATGATGAATGGTACATGCGttattttcatttgcaacaGAAATCCTAAGCTGGAGTGGTACTGTTATTTGCTGATTCTGGTTTGCCTTTTCACTTTATTAACAGGATTTCTAGGCAATATACTTGCACTACGACACTATGTTTACTGCATGAAGACATGGACTACCAATACcatatttctctttaatttgGCACTGTGCGACTTTACTTGGACTCTCATGGCACCTTTTTCAGTATATTATAATATCCAGAAGTTTGCTGTCTATTTCAGTCAAGCTTTTTATCAGCTCATAGGACTATTTTTTAGTATTAATATCTATGGAAGTGTGTATTTCCTGACACTCATCAGTTTTGACAGATACATAGGTGCTGTTCATCCCATCAGTTCATTAACATGGTGGGACAAAGAAAAGGCTGTGTTTTGCACCATCGGGGTATGGATCTTCATAGTGATTGCATCGGGGCCTGAGATTTACTACACAGTTGCAGCTAGAAGACAGCACAACATCATAAATTACCTGGATAGCACTGAAGAACCATTACAATTTGCCGTGCCCTTCACACTCTCCAAAATTGTACTGAGATTTCTAATTCCAGCCACAGTCATCTTTACATGCTATATGTTGACTCTCAAAACATTACTACAATTCAGTAAACGTCAGCAAAGAAAGAACCGACTTGTTAGGCCTCTGTTACTGATTTCAGCTGCTATGATtgtgtttgctgtttctttcaTACCTTACCATGTTATGATGATGGTGATACTAATTAATAGAATTAATTGTCAACCACCCTGTGGGAACATAAGCACATTAAGTGCCATTTACAAAGTCACAGAGATCATCTGCAGCATCAACAGTTGCCTTGACCCAATCATTTTTACAATAGCAAATAAGACATTCTATCAAAGaattaaaagtataaaatgTCATCCCAAGTGCCAGAACTGCTGTTGTCTGATAGGAAGAGTAAGGGACATCACTCTGTCCCTGAGAACAATGACTTAA